The segment TACCGCGCAGCCCTTCTCCTCGTCGAAGACGCCGTAGGCCCGGGAGACCTCGCCGTGCGGCCAGAAGTCGGAGAGCAGCGGGTACTCGAAACCCTCCTGCTCGGCGAAGACCCGCAGGGTGTGGATGGAGTCGTTGGAGACGGCGAGCAGCTGGGTGGTGTCGTTGACGAAGCGGGGCAGCTCGTCGCGGAGCGCGGACAGCTCACCGGTGCACACGCCGGTGAAGGCGAACGGGTAGAAGAGGAGGACCACGTT is part of the Streptomyces qinzhouensis genome and harbors:
- a CDS encoding peroxiredoxin, which gives rise to MAIEVGTKAPEFTLKDNHGRTVRLADYRGEKNVVLLFYPFAFTGVCTGELSALRDELPRFVNDTTQLLAVSNDSIHTLRVFAEQEGFEYPLLSDFWPHGEVSRAYGVFDEEKGCAVRGTFVIDKAGVVRWSVVNALPDARDPHDYAKALETL